The genomic window AGCTTCTCGTCTAGGAATTCCATGTGGGAGCCGTGACCTTCAAGTTGGAGTCCTGAAGCAAGTTCTCTCATGATCTGTGGGATTTGTGAATGATAAACTAAATCTTTTACTTGCAGGATGTTATAATTGCCATCACTTTCTTCTGCGACTAATAAGTCTCCAAGTTCTATCTTTGAACCACTCTTTTCCCTTATAAAAATCTTGGAAGTCTCTCCTCCTATGATCTGGCCTACAACATCGATTTTTGACCCCCCCACAATTGTTGGATCTTTAATCTTTGATTATATTCGCTATCATGTTTAATCTTTCATGAGCATCAAGCGCCCTTATATGAGATTTCAACTCTTCTAGGAGATCATCTGATAACGCTGAAAGTATTCTTGTCCTGTACAGTTTCACTTCATCCATACGTACTCTTGCATTAAGATCAGCGTCTATGAGACCATATGGGTAACCAGGGAATGTGGGATCAACTGTGTTTTCGCTAATAGCAGATACTACTTCCACTTCATCATGGCCTGTTTTAAGAAGGTCCATGCGAAAAATATAATCTGTGAGCTTGTGTAATTTAACAGCCATTATAATAGAACCTGGATGTTCACTCTTCACCTTTTCTTCTGCTATTGGATAATAGCACCACCTATCATAATCGTTATATTCGGCAAATTTTTTAATGGATGCTATTAGAGAATTTCCTGTATTTGTTGATAATGTTGATGTTTTTGAAAGGCCTGCAAAGTTAACCCCCATTTTATAGGCGGTTTTCATTACTTTATTTAAGTATTCGTTTTCGCGTTCAAATGATGCTTGGAGTGAACCATCCTTCACGAGTATGTCACCATCATCGAGCTCCTTTTTTACTATATGCGTGCTGAGGCTCCATTCAGCGAATCTGCGGGCAACTGAAAACATTCTACTCCTCTGGTAGAAGTCTGGGGGGCCTGGAAGCGTAACCTTTAAATTCTTGGGGAGATACTTTCTATCTTCTTCTGATAGTGGGAATATTTTCACTTTACCTATCTGCTTATCTTCGGATTCATGGACATTGAGATAGGATAGGAACTCTATCTTCTCGGGCATCCCAGAGAATGGTCTTTGACGTTCTTTACCCTTGAAGAGGTTAAAGTATACTCTGTTTATTTGGAGTGAGAATGTCGGAGCTTCTAGTATGGTGTTGTTCCCCCCGTCGACGAAGGCCATTAAACGCGGTTCAACATCTTTGAGGGGTTTGAAATTGTCTTTGTTGAAATCATAAACCTTATAATCCCTTGATTGTATATATGGCTTGCCAAGTCCCCTGTTAACATCTTCTTCAAGGGCTTTAATTATCTTTTCAACAACCCCCAATACTATAACCCCCACCACGTAATACGTGGGGTTTTATTCTTTTTCTATTATAACGGCTGTACCATAAGCTAGAATCTCTTGCATGACATTGGATATGGAATCAGAGTCAAATCGTGCGCTTATAATAGCGTTAGCTCCAAGTTCCCTTGCATGCTCTATCATACGATTAATAGCTTCTTGGCGTGCATGTTCCATCATAGTAACATATTCTTTGATTTCCCCGCCGACTAAGGATCTTAGACCGGCCCCTACTTGGCCTCCAAGGTCTCTGCTCCTGACTGTAAGACCGTAAACGAAGCCTATGGTTTCAACGGCACGATACCCTGGGACATAATTTGAACTTACAACAATAATATCCTCATATTTACTAGGTGCTGGTGGTTTTTCTTCTTCTAAGCGTCTTTCTTCAAGTTTGGTGCCGCATTCTTCGCAAAAATTGGCTTCAGGCCCATATTCTCTATTACAATTTGGACAATACTTTATGGGCGTCTCTACTCCTTCTTCTGGGAGGTTTGAGGGTTTAACCATTCCTTTTTTTCTTTTTTCTTCTAATCTTCTTTTCATCTCTTCGGTTGATACCATAGTGTTCACCAAATTTATTTTTCTAATTTTCAATGTATATATGGGTAACCGCTGGGGTTTTTATTATTGTAATCGATGGCGCACCGTGATGGGTGTACAATTTCTTAAATATTAGCTTTGCTAGAAATGTTATTCTATGAAGCTTCGAAGGGCTCTTACATTATTTGATGTGGTGAACCTTGTAATCGGGACTATTATCGGTGCTGATATTTATATTGTGGCTGCTGTTGGTGCAGGGGTCCTTGGACCCGCATCTATACTATCATGGTTTATAGCCGGGGTTATGGCGATTATAATTGCACTTGTATTTGCCGAATCTTCATCAGTATTAGCTCGTGTAGGCGGACCCTATGCGTATGCTCGGCATGTATTTGGGGATTTTATAGGGTTTCTTGTGGGCTGGTCTCTTTGGGTGTCATCATGGGTGGCTATAGCGGTTTTTCCTGTTGCATTTGTTTCATATTTGCTCCATTTTCTGTCATTGGATCCTATTCTACAAGCTGTTGTTAAGGTCGTTTTCATAATTTCTTTAACTTTGGTAAATTATAGGGGCGTGGAAATGGCTGGTAAGGTTAATGATGCTTTGACTGTTTTGAAGCTGGCTCCACTTTTTATTTTTGCCCTTGCTGGTTTGGTTTATTTTTTAATGGAACCTGATGTTCTCCTGGCTAATTATACGCCCTTCGCACCCTATGGTCTTGGAGGAATGGGTAGTGTTGTTGTATTAGTGTTCTGGGCTTATGTTGGGTTTGAACTTGTAACAGTACCATCTGATGAGGTTATAGACCCTAAAAGGACAATACCGAGGGCTATAATCATTGGGATGGTATTTATAATGTTCTTTTATCTTTTAACGAATTTTGTCATATTAGGTGTTGTCCCTTGGGGTCTTCTTGCAGGTAGCAAGGCACCCCTGGCACTTGCAGGTTACATGCTACTAGGACCCGGTGGGGCTCTTCTCATGGCATTGGGGGCTCTATTTTCAATATCTGGTTCTGAGGAGGCAGGTATACTTTCTACTGCGAGGATATTATATGCTATGGCTTCTGATGGTCTTCTTCCAAAGGTCTTCGCTTCGGTACATCCAAGGTACAGAACACCCCATGTTAGTTTGGTTTTCCAGAACTTAACAGCGATGGTAGCGGCGATTTTAGGAACGGCCACGCAACTTATTAATATTTCTGTGTTCACTTTACTCTTCTGTTACATTTTAACTTGTATTTCATTACCTTTACTCAAGAAGGGGAGGATACCTATTAAGGCTATCCTAGGATTTTTTGTATGTGTTTATCTTATGGTGAACTGTTCAGTTGACTCTATACTTTGGGGTCTGCTTTTAACTTTTATTGGAATCCCATTATATTTGAGGTATGCAACTCATCAACCTGATATTTATGTTAGGAGAATAGCAGGGCAACTACAAGAGAGCATACTGGTAAGGAGAGAGAGGAGATTCCTTGCAAGATTTTTGAGATTAATGTTCATTCTTATAAAAAAATTGAAAAAGGTAATGGCTTTCTGATCACTGGAATCTTCATCTTTTTAAATCTTTTTTTTTGTGACAAAAAAGGGCATAGTATAAGTGAATATAGGAGAGGATGGGATTGGTTAGCATTGAAAAAGTTAAACATTCTTTTAGCATTCCTTATGATATTTATCGGGATGGGTGTTGGATCGGCAGCTTCATACTGTGAATGGTCCCATGCCAACAGAAAAGAGCACCTTTTATACGATGCCAATAACTCTTAATAAGACCATGTAAATAAAGTACATGATAAAGGATAATAAACCAGTATAGGATAATCAGCCATGAAATAACCAAGAATAAAAAAAATCGGACAGTATTCCCTTGGTAAAGCAGCTTTGTTGATTTTCCCTGAATCTATATACAGTTAATGGCAGACAACCAACAAATAAAAATACAATTTATACTTCCCCGATAATCTTGGACAAGAACATGATCATAAAATACTTGATAGTTAGTAGCAACACAATATACACTGGGATAGTCAAGCACACACCCTGTAAATTCGCCAATGGGTGGCAATTCAAGGTAAAGAGGTTCAAAGGGGACAAATCTTATTATTTTTTTAAGAATTTTCTAATTTCCTTCAGATTCATGGTATTTATTATATCATGGGTTGTTGCCCATCCTCTCCTGGCTGTTTTAACACCCCATTTCATGTTGTGGAGGTCTGGGAGGCGGTGAGCGTCACTATTTATTGCTAGTTTGCACCCGTATTCTATGGCCTTTTTTATGTAGATGTCTTTGAGGTCTAAACGGATTGGGTTAGCATTCACTTCGAGGATTTTTCCATTTTCAGCCGCTTCTTCGAATATCCTGTCGAGGTTGAGGGGGTATTCGTCTCTTCTGAATAATTTTCTGCCGGTGGGGTGTCCTATTATGTGGACGTGTTTGTTTTCTATTGCTGATAGTATACGTTCTGTCATGTCTTCCCTTCCGGGTGAGTGTATACTTGCTATCACAATATCTAATTTTGATAATATGTCATCTGGGATGTCTAGTTGGCCGTCTAATCTTATGTTAGCTTCTATACCTTTGAAAATGTGTATTTTGAGGTTTAAGTTTTCTATTTCCTTTATCTGTCCTTGGAGTTTTTCCTCGTCAAGGCCTCCGGCGATTTTTAGGGAGCTGCTGTGATCTGCGATGGCTATATATTCGTATCCTAGGTTTTCAGCTGCCTTGGCCATGGTCTTTATGGTTTCTGTGCCGTCGCTCCATATTGTGTGGATGTGGAGGTCTCCTTTGATTTGGTCTTCTTTTATTAGATTTGGGAGTTTTCCTTGGGTTGCTGCTTCTATTTCTCCATTGTTTTCTCGGAGTTCTGGTGGGATGTATTCTAGTTCGAGGGCTTTGAAGATTTCTTTTTCGGTCTTTGATGCTATCCTTTTTTTGTCTTTGTATAATCCGTATTCGTTTAGTTTCATGGATTTTGAGCGTGCTAGTCTCCTTAATTCGATGTTAAACTCCATGGATCCTGTGAAGTATAATAGGGCTGCTCCGAGTTCTTCTTTTTTGAAAATGCGCAGTTCGCATTCTAGCCCGTCTTCTAGGCGTATTATGGCCTTTTTAGGACCTTTCGCTATTATATTATCAACTAATTCGAGGGATGTGAAATATTCTATTACTTCTTTTGGGTTTTTGGTTGTTGCGAGGATGTCTATGTCTCCTATTGTCTCTTTACTTCTTCTTATGGATCCTGCTATTTTTACTTTTTCTGTTTTTGGGTGCTCCTCGATGAGGGATTTTATATATTCTGCTATGGGCGCTGCATAGGCTAGGGGCTTTCTTCCTAGGGTTGATCTGACGAATTTTATACTTTGTAGTATCCTTTTTTCTTTTTTTTCTCCGATTCCTTTTATTTTTCGGAGGTTGCCCTTTTTGGCATGGTATTCTAGGTCTTGGAGGTTTTTGATTTTGAGTTTTTCATAGAGTATTTTTATTGTCCTGGGGCCTATTCCTTCTACTGCGAGTAGGCTGTCAATGTCTATGGGGTATTCTTTTTCTAGCTTTTCTAGGTAGGATAGTCTGCCTGTTTTTAATATTTCTTCTATTTTTTCGGCTATGTTTTTACCTATCCCTGGCAGTTCTGTTAGTTTTCTTTTTTTGGCGTATTCTTCTATGTCTATTGGTAGGAGTTGGATGGTGTGGGCTGCTCTTCTGTAGGCTTTGACTCTGAATGTTTCTTCTTTCAGTTCGAGGAAGTCCGCCACCCTGTTTAGGGTTTTGGCGATTAGTGCATTTTTCATTATCTCCACGCACAAAAAAAGAGGGTAATGGGAGTTTAGGGTTTTCTTATGGATTTTACTATCTCTGATATTTTTTCTTTGATGTTTGTAGCATTTTCTACTATTGTCCCTGTTACTATTATGTCTGCGCCGGCTTTCGCCGCTCTTCTAGCGTCTTCTCCGGTTCTTATCCCGCCGCCTACTATGAGTGTCAAGTTTGTGGATTTTTTCACCTTTTTTATCATTTCTGCTGGTACTGGTTTGTTTGCTCCGGATCCTGCTTCTAAGTAGAATAGTCTCATTCCTAGTAGTTCTGCTGCCATTGCGTAGGCTGCTGCTATGTCTGGTTTGTCCCTTGGGATTAGTTTGGCGTCCCCAACCCATCCTACTGTGCCTCCTGGTTCTATTACAAGGTAGCCCATGGGTAGTGGTTCTATTTTCATCTTTTTTATGGTGGGGGCTGCTAGTGCTTGGGCTCCTATTATCCAATATGGGTTTGCGGAGTTTAAAAGTGTCATGAAGAAAATGGCGTCAGCGTGGCTTGTTATGCCTGAAATGTTACCAGGAAATAATATTATGGGGACTTCTAGGTTTTCTTTGAGAGTTTTTGCTGTCGTTTCTAGTTCTATGCTGTTGGTTGTTGACCCGCCGAGCATTATCCCATCTGATCCTCCTTGGATCGCCGCAGTTGCTATTTTGAGTGCTTCTTGTGATGTTTGCTTTTCTGGGTCGATGAGGGTGAGGTGTATTTTCCTCTCTTTGAGGATGCTATTGAAGTAATTTTCAACTTTCATATTGGACACGATAAGAGTGGGGTATTTAGCCTCTTGGGTCTTTCGCTTTGAACCTTAGACCTTTATAGCCGCATTTTCTGCACCTTGTAGCATTTGGCGGGTTTCTTGCGTTACATTTGAAGCATATTTTGACATTGAATAGTCTCTCCTCTGCTACTTCGAATTTTGCCATGAATATCATCTCCTTATGAATTCTTCTTGGATTTTAACAACTTCTCGGCTGTTTTTAGCCTTTGAGTATGCCTCTAGTAATTCTTTGTTGAGGTCTAAGAAGTGGAGACCCCATTTGAATGATGACATTATATTGACTGCTATATCTTTTAATCCGATTATATAAAAGGTTGCCCCTAGGGCTTCTGCAGTTGACAATATAGAGGGTTTGCCATAGTTTGTTGGATTGGCGGCTACTAAGTATGGTAGCGCCCTATGATACCTTTTAACTGCGAAAATTGGTGAAGACTTCTTAACCTCTTTCCATGAACAGTCCAGGGCTGTAACACCCCATTTGAGGATCCTGTCC from Methanothermobacter sp. includes these protein-coding regions:
- a CDS encoding DNA double-strand break repair nuclease NurA, with translation MGVVEKIIKALEEDVNRGLGKPYIQSRDYKVYDFNKDNFKPLKDVEPRLMAFVDGGNNTILEAPTFSLQINRVYFNLFKGKERQRPFSGMPEKIEFLSYLNVHESEDKQIGKVKIFPLSEEDRKYLPKNLKVTLPGPPDFYQRSRMFSVARRFAEWSLSTHIVKKELDDGDILVKDGSLQASFERENEYLNKVMKTAYKMGVNFAGLSKTSTLSTNTGNSLIASIKKFAEYNDYDRWCYYPIAEEKVKSEHPGSIIMAVKLHKLTDYIFRMDLLKTGHDEVEVVSAISENTVDPTFPGYPYGLIDADLNARVRMDEVKLYRTRILSALSDDLLEELKSHIRALDAHERLNMIANIIKD
- a CDS encoding heavy metal-binding domain-containing protein: MIVVSSNYVPGYRAVETIGFVYGLTVRSRDLGGQVGAGLRSLVGGEIKEYVTMMEHARQEAINRMIEHARELGANAIISARFDSDSISNVMQEILAYGTAVIIEKE
- a CDS encoding amino acid permease, which translates into the protein MKLRRALTLFDVVNLVIGTIIGADIYIVAAVGAGVLGPASILSWFIAGVMAIIIALVFAESSSVLARVGGPYAYARHVFGDFIGFLVGWSLWVSSWVAIAVFPVAFVSYLLHFLSLDPILQAVVKVVFIISLTLVNYRGVEMAGKVNDALTVLKLAPLFIFALAGLVYFLMEPDVLLANYTPFAPYGLGGMGSVVVLVFWAYVGFELVTVPSDEVIDPKRTIPRAIIIGMVFIMFFYLLTNFVILGVVPWGLLAGSKAPLALAGYMLLGPGGALLMALGALFSISGSEEAGILSTARILYAMASDGLLPKVFASVHPRYRTPHVSLVFQNLTAMVAAILGTATQLINISVFTLLFCYILTCISLPLLKKGRIPIKAILGFFVCVYLMVNCSVDSILWGLLLTFIGIPLYLRYATHQPDIYVRRIAGQLQESILVRRERRFLARFLRLMFILIKKLKKVMAF
- the polX gene encoding DNA polymerase/3'-5' exonuclease PolX is translated as MKNALIAKTLNRVADFLELKEETFRVKAYRRAAHTIQLLPIDIEEYAKKRKLTELPGIGKNIAEKIEEILKTGRLSYLEKLEKEYPIDIDSLLAVEGIGPRTIKILYEKLKIKNLQDLEYHAKKGNLRKIKGIGEKKEKRILQSIKFVRSTLGRKPLAYAAPIAEYIKSLIEEHPKTEKVKIAGSIRRSKETIGDIDILATTKNPKEVIEYFTSLELVDNIIAKGPKKAIIRLEDGLECELRIFKKEELGAALLYFTGSMEFNIELRRLARSKSMKLNEYGLYKDKKRIASKTEKEIFKALELEYIPPELRENNGEIEAATQGKLPNLIKEDQIKGDLHIHTIWSDGTETIKTMAKAAENLGYEYIAIADHSSSLKIAGGLDEEKLQGQIKEIENLNLKIHIFKGIEANIRLDGQLDIPDDILSKLDIVIASIHSPGREDMTERILSAIENKHVHIIGHPTGRKLFRRDEYPLNLDRIFEEAAENGKILEVNANPIRLDLKDIYIKKAIEYGCKLAINSDAHRLPDLHNMKWGVKTARRGWATTHDIINTMNLKEIRKFLKK
- a CDS encoding geranylgeranylglyceryl/heptaprenylglyceryl phosphate synthase, producing the protein MKVENYFNSILKERKIHLTLIDPEKQTSQEALKIATAAIQGGSDGIMLGGSTTNSIELETTAKTLKENLEVPIILFPGNISGITSHADAIFFMTLLNSANPYWIIGAQALAAPTIKKMKIEPLPMGYLVIEPGGTVGWVGDAKLIPRDKPDIAAAYAMAAELLGMRLFYLEAGSGANKPVPAEMIKKVKKSTNLTLIVGGGIRTGEDARRAAKAGADIIVTGTIVENATNIKEKISEIVKSIRKP
- a CDS encoding 50S ribosomal protein L40e: MAKFEVAEERLFNVKICFKCNARNPPNATRCRKCGYKGLRFKAKDPRG
- a CDS encoding DUF367 family protein yields the protein MRIIVYHAEECDRKKCTSLKLARMGKIKIVTSPRRIPRGSIVLNPFAEKALSPADKDRILKWGVTALDCSWKEVKKSSPIFAVKRYHRALPYLVAANPTNYGKPSILSTAEALGATFYIIGLKDIAVNIMSSFKWGLHFLDLNKELLEAYSKAKNSREVVKIQEEFIRR